A stretch of Lentibacillus sp. JNUCC-1 DNA encodes these proteins:
- a CDS encoding YlzJ-like family protein, translating to MILYTPLSETDIFPADEKAMAKRAFLSHQGRTCYTEKQDDGSYLVLQLLSTDPNDFLDGSFLPGTIINKP from the coding sequence GTGATTCTTTATACCCCTCTATCTGAAACGGACATTTTCCCTGCAGATGAAAAGGCGATGGCCAAGCGAGCTTTTCTATCCCATCAGGGTCGAACATGTTATACAGAGAAGCAGGACGATGGGTCTTATCTTGTTTTACAGCTGCTATCAACAGATCCAAACGATTTTCTCGATGGGTCATTTCTCCCTGGAACGATCATAAATAAGCCGTAA